A genome region from Eremothecium gossypii ATCC 10895 chromosome VII, complete sequence includes the following:
- the PEA2 gene encoding Pea2p (Syntenic homolog of Saccharomyces cerevisiae YER149C (PEA2)), which translates to MEDDTVLTVDLLVKSNKVAFSESRLDLYPTSYEELKSFLTTHSLEDGEGGDVAVGLREQYLGGEGLNRISELQLDIEKKLFSEYAKYRVRAAPQDRFLKLLVEQREAGLLEGIVAVLQEQLAVYEQHVSDDSLTPPGKQAGHELEEIASYLISSMIQNGMEIQTQGQIGQTLDTKEICKRCIDQLLDNSSASGGTSLPSRSCTPVIKEHRPEELDEVYTAFEDLQLAHKFLTEKFESDRKHYLQEIEQLNRTNRELQQELSNYQSRLSQAREQISKLESMTPPTSVSTDSNTPPRDMFPKSPPSIGSNASASSPVSASFIMMKQEFKKLLNETQNKYERELREERELRKKLESQLAKKL; encoded by the coding sequence ATGGAGGACGATACAGTGCTTACGGTAGACTTACTTGTGAAGTCTAACAAGGTGGCTTTCTCGGAATCGCGGTTGGACTTATACCCGACGAGCTATGAAGAGTTGAAGAGTTTCCTTACAACTCACAGTCTGGAGGATGGGGAGGGTGGAGATGTTGCGGTGGGTCTCCGGGAGCAGTATCTGGGTGGGGAGGGGCTTAACAGAATCAGCGAGCTGCAGCTTGACATTGAGAAAAAGCTGTTCTCAGAGTATGCTAAGTACCGCGTCCgggcggcgccgcaggaCCGGTTTCTGAAGCTCTTAGTAGAGCAGCGTGAGGCAGGCCTTCTGGAAGGTATTGTGGCGGTACTACAGGAGCAACTGGCGGTATACGAGCAGCATGTTTCGGATGACTCGCTTACGCCTCCGGGCAAGCAGGCAGGCCACGAACTAGAAGAAATCGCCTCGTATCTGATTTCTTCTATGATACAGAATGGAATGGAAATTCAGACGCAGGGTCAGATAGGCCAGACGCTGGACACGAAGGAAATCTGTAAGCGGTGCATCGACCAGTTACTGGACAATAGTTCTGCATCGGGCGGGACGTCGCTACCGTCGCGTTCCTGCACGCCGGTCATCAAGGAGCATAGACCAGAGGAGTTAGACGAAGTGTACACTGCGTTTGAGGATCTGCAACTTGCACACAAGTTTCTGACAGAAAAGTTTGAAAGCGACCGAAAGCATTATTTACAGGAAATTGAACAGTTGAACCGGACAAATCGCGAATTACAGCAGGAACTGTCGAACTACCAGTCGCGGCTAAGTCAGGCTCGGGAGCAGATCAGCAAGCTCGAGTCCATGACGCCTCCTACTTCTGTGTCTACGGACAGTAACACACCTCCTCGCGATATGTTCCCGAAGTCCCCACCGTCCATTGGGAGTAATGCAAGCGCGTCGTCCCCTGTGTCTGCATCATTTATCATGATGAAGCAGGAATTCAAGAAGCTTCTAAATGAGACGCAGAATAAGTATGAGCGGGAATTGAGAGAAGAGCGGGAATTACGGAAAAAGCTCGAGTCGCAGTTAGCGAAAAAGTTGTAA
- the SPT15 gene encoding TATA-binding protein (Syntenic homolog of Saccharomyces cerevisiae YER148W (SPT15)): protein MSDDKRLKEFQEQNKIVFDHSTRSVWENQDKDSSMGHLMGGSVVQSESKDSMDADHGTTSGIVPTLQNIVATVNLDCRLDLKTVALHARNAEYNPKRFAAVIMRIREPKTTALIFASGKMVVTGAKSEDDSKLASRKYARIIQKIGFSAKFTDFKIQNIVGSCDVKFPIRLEGLAFSHGTFSSYEPELFPGLIYRMVKPKIVLLIFVSGKIVLTGAKQREEIYQAFEAIYPVLSEFRKL, encoded by the coding sequence ATGTCAGATGATAAACGGCTGAAGGAGTTCCAGGAGCAAAATAAGATTGTGTTTGACCACAGCACGAGATCGGTGTGGGAAAACCAGGATAAAGACTCTAGCATGGGCCATCTGATGGGGGGTTCCGTGGTGCAGAGTGAAAGTAAGGACAGTATGGACGCAGACCACGGGACGACTTCTGGTATTGTACCGACGCTGCAGAACATTGTTGCGACGGTGAACCTGGACTGCCGGCTGGACTTGAAGACTGTAGCGCTGCACGCGCGCAATGCGGAGTACAACCCGAAGCGGTTTGCAGCGGTGATTATGCGTATCCGGGAGCCGAAGACGACGGCGCTGATATTTGCGTCCGGCAAGATGGTGGTTACGGGTGCAAAGAGCGAGGACGACTCGAAGCTGGCGAGCCGCAAGTACGCGCGGATCATCCAGAAGATCGGGTTCAGTGCCAAGTTTACAGACTTCAAGATTCAGAATATTGTGGGGTCCTGTGACGTGAAGTTCCCCATCCGACTGGAGGGCCTGGCGTTCAGCCACGGCACTTTCTCGTCCTACGAGCCGGAATTGTTTCCGGGTCTGATTTATAGAATGGTGAAGCCGAAGATTGTGCTGCTGATCTTTGTATCGGGAAAGATTGTGCTGACAGGCGCCAAGCAGCGCGAGGAGATATACCAGGCATTTGAGGCCATCTACCCGGTGCTGAGCGAGTTTCGGAAATTATGA
- the RAD55 gene encoding putative DNA-dependent ATPase RAD55 (Syntenic homolog of Saccharomyces cerevisiae YDR076W (RAD55)) produces MSVGVSLSQLLQEGAEPLTTGIPQLDDALGAGLDPRSIYEVFGPPGIGKTLFGLQVIRCNRGKRVLVVDTHKRTPLDRLLPTEPSADDIEPHVVRLTKFAQLVYFFQELRTAYDLIIIEGLSQVLIDYLHGRMRHPMPSDTTLHGVKTRQLIALLSLLTRYVTQHHSCVLLLNDAMNTAYQDYSDHPLVAVDVDRGPFLVRAERRRHVQTLKSALVANASVGGKDAKWEVFVRCRIGLFWDWDRPAPGVPADRRVPPKIRIAVVLPLAASAAAHSVVKLKIDSSGALAALQSQVAASAAQPLEPDPTESRASTPAVQFPPSSLSAIAGTPTPTPPPLAARSETLTDAWLPNLAAGESATGLVTPTFEQDMQPAPRRCASEGPAHRELISSGPFVASHSQPTRPPSMLEKSRHPKKPKVAEHALRSTMAYEMNQRSEAEQNNCCGANHNVDQQDRTSGSPRERFSLSPAIIGERPATPDCEEGIVLTSVSCSARRESVVDDSEG; encoded by the coding sequence ATGTCGGTCGGCGTCTCGCTTTCACAGCTACTACAAGAGGGAGCAGAGCCTCTAACGACGGGGATCCCACAGCTGGACGATGCGCTTGGTGCTGGCCTGGATCCCCGGTCTATCTACGAGGTCTTTGGCCCCCCTGGTATCGGTAAGACACTCTTCGGCCTACAAGTCATCCGCTGTAACCGCGGGAAGCGTGTCCTGGTCGTCGATACGCACAAGCGCACGCCGCTCGACAGGTTGCTGCCCACAGAACCTAGCGCGGATGACATAGAGCCGCATGTTGTCCGGCTCACCAAGTTTGCGCAGCTGGTGTATTTCTTCCAGGAGCTGCGCACCGCTTACGACCTCATCATCATCGAGGGCCTCTCGCAGGTCCTTATCGACTACCTGCACGGCCGCATGCGCCACCCCATGCCGAGTGATACCACGCTGCACGGCGTCAAGACGCGCCAACTGATAGCGCTGCTCAGCCTGCTCACCCGCTACGTCACACAGCACCATAGCTGCGTACTGCTGCTCAACGATGCAATGAACACGGCCTACCAAGACTACTCAGATCACCCGCTGGTCGCCGTGGACGTCGACCGCGGCCCCTTCCTTGTCCGCGCAGAGCGCCGACGCCATGTACAAACGCTCAAGAGCGCCCTCGTCGCCAACGCTAGCGTGGGCGGCAAGGATGCAAAGTGGGAGGTTTTCGTCCGCTGCCGGATTGGCCTTTTCTGGGACTGGGACCGTCCCGCGCCCGGAGTCCCGGCGGACCGCCGCGTCCCGCCCAAGATCCGCATCGCAGTAGTGCTCCCGCTCGCCGCCAGTGCCGCTGCCCACTCCGTCGTCAAGCTAAAAATAGACTCATCAGGCGCTCTTGCCGCCCTTCAGTCGCAGGTagccgccagcgccgcaCAACCGCTCGAACCGGACCCCACAGAATCGCGTGCATCCACACCAGCAGTCCAATTTCCACCCTCTTCATTAAGCGCTATAGCTGGTACGCCTACGCcaacgccgccgccgcttgCTGCGCGCAGCGAGACGCTGACTGATGCATGGCTGCCTAACTTAGCAGCTGGTGAGTCCGCCACCGGACTTGTTACACCTACGTTCGAGCAAGACATGCAACCCGCACCTAGAAGATGCGCTAGCGAGGGACCAGCACACAGGGAATTAATCTCATCCGGTCCTTTTGTTGCCAGCCATTCTCAACCGACTCGGCCTCCATCTATGCTCGAGAAATCTAGGCACCCGAAGAAACCTAAAGTAGCAGAACACGCACTGCGGTCTACAATGGCTTACGAGATGAATCAAAGGTCCGAAGCAGAGCAGAACAATTGTTGCGGGGCTAATCATAATGTGGACCAGCAAGACCGTACCAGCGGATCCCCACGTGAACGGTTTAGTTTGTCACCAGCCATCATAGGGGAGAGACCTGCGACGCCAGATTGCGAGGAGGGCATCGTGCTGACAAGTGtgagctgcagcgcgcgccgcgAATCCGTCGTGGACGATAGCGAGGGATGA
- the PPH3 gene encoding phosphoprotein phosphatase PP4 catalytic subunit PPH3 (Syntenic homolog of Saccharomyces cerevisiae YDR075W (PPH3) Newly annotated start codon according to experimentaly determined 5 end of mRNA using 5 RACE.): MAGMQLDEIIEYLRYSKHIPEETIYELCLKCQELLVNESNVTHVDTPVTICGDIHGQLHDLLTLFEKSEGIEKNRFIFLGDFVDRGFYSLESFLLLLCYKLRYPDRITLIRGNHETRQITKVYGFYDEVIRKYGNSNVWRYCCEVFDYLSLGAIINGQIFCVHGGLSPDVMTVDEIRSIDRKQEVPHEGAMCDLLWSDPDEVDTWSLSPRGAGFLFGKNEVDQFLHRNDISLIARAHQLVMEGYKEMFDGGLVTVWSAPNYCYRCGNVAAVLRIDDDLSRNYTIFEAVPAQDNRGNAIIPTKKPQMDYFL, translated from the coding sequence ATGGCAGGTATGCAACTGGACGAAATTATTGAATATCTGCGGTATAGCAAGCATATTCCGGAGGAAACTATTTACGAACTATGTTTGAAGTGTCAAGAACTACTTGTTAACGAATCGAACGTGACGCATGTGGACACGCCGGTAACTATCTGCGGAGACATACACGGACAGCTGCACGACCTGTTGACGCTGTTTGAAAAGTCGGAGGGGATCGAGAAGAACCGCTTCATCTTTCTGGGCGACTTCGTGGATCGGGGCTTCTACTCGCTGGAAAGCTTCCTCCTACTGCTGTGCTACAAACTGAGGTATCCTGACCGCATCACACTCATTCGCGGAAACCACGAAACAAGACAGATCACCAAGGTGTATGGCTTCTATGATGAGGTCATCCGCAAGTACGGTAACTCTAATGTCTGGCGTTACTGCTGCGAGGTGTTTGACTACCTCTCATTAGGCGCGATCATCAACGGCCAGATCTTCTGCGTGCACGGCGGCCTTTCGCCGGATGTCATGACGGTTGACGAGATACGATCGATCGACCGTAAGCAGGAAGTGCCTCATGAGGGTGCCATGTGTGATCTCTTGTGGAGCGACCCCGATGAGGTCGACACCTGGTCACTGTCGCCTCGAGGAGCTGGCTTCTTGTTTGGCAAGAACGAAGTGGACCAGTTCTTGCACAGGAATGATATCAGTCTCATCGCACGCGCGCACCAACTGGTCATGGAGGGCTACAAGGAAATGTTTGACGGCGGCCTGGTAACCGTGTGGTCGGCGCCCAACTACTGCTACCGGTGCGGGAATGTCGCTGCAGTGTTACGGATCGACGACGACCTCAGCCGAAATTACACTATATTCGAAGCTGTGCCCGCACAGGACAATCGCGGCAACGCAATCATTCCAACCAAGAAACCTCAAATGGACTACTTTTTATGA